One genomic window of Diospyros lotus cultivar Yz01 chromosome 8, ASM1463336v1, whole genome shotgun sequence includes the following:
- the LOC127808767 gene encoding uncharacterized protein LOC127808767, with protein MPSLKMKTKSTAGCLREKNGLRVCQKSSMISKNSLSRVRILGDTAEFDYCNQNSQDGSACNRVHDLENGGNKAIEDNDLVDGQNNHFPKHLSPLIDYTTVGRMESTPATSAPNLETIFSPMLESIEDQTEPEDNNNAGSKKAIDERLLGADDSDDNRRSSCDLQTCNVSDFYISDMIVAGLPIESNSVYEDTTEATCFADYKCDEPSTLFDMAEEFMILPFLEDTIEASCHQDGRTYDDAFIDAHDSSLYFAIHQLRSGNQESDVNQYSELDQSECFDPHMFIRNLPDLPDVAANFPPTNLLKETHKTRSVTLVLDLDETLVHSTLEHCDDADFTFPVFFNMREHTVYVKQRPHLRTFLEKVAEMFEVVVFTASQSIYAAKLLDILDPDGKLISHRAYRESCIFSDGTYTKDLTVLGVDLAKVAIIDNCPQVFRLQVNNGIPIKSWFDDPSDSALISLLPFLETLVDADDVRPIIARRFGRAKICFGSAANCSNNRYAVFILSTIFSLTTPHSL; from the exons ATGCCATCACTAAAAATGAAGACCAAATCAACTGCAGGGtgtttaagagaaaaaaatggtCTCCGTGTATGCCAGAAGTCAAGTATGATATCCAAGAATTCTTTGTCTCGTGTCAGGATCTTGGGAGACACAGCAGAATTTGATTATTGTAATCAAAATAGCCAGGATG GTTCTGCATGCAATAGAGTACATGATCTGGAGAATGGAGGCAACAAAGCTATTGAAGATAATGACTTGGTTGATGGACAAAACAATCACTTTCCAAAGCACCTATCACCTTTGATTGATTACACAACGGTTGGGAGAATG GAATCTACTCCAGCCACCTCTGCACCAAACCTAGAGACGATTTTCTCACCCATGTTGGAATCTATTGAAGATCAAACTGAACCAGAGGACAACAATAATGCAG GCAGTAAGAAAGCTATTGATGAGCGGCTATTGGGAGCTGATGATAGTGATGATAACAGACGAAGCTCGTGTGACCTTCAAACTTGCAATGTCTCGGATTTCTACATTTCTGATATGATTGTTGCAGGCTTACCAATTGAAAGCAACTCAGTTTATGAAGATACAACTGAAGCAACCTGTTTTGCTGATTACAAATGTGATGAGCCAAGTACATTATTTGATATGGCTGAAGAATTCATGATATTGCCTTTCCTTGAGGATACCATAGAGGCAAGCTGCCATCAAGATGGCAGAACATATGATGATGCTTTTATTGATGCACATGATTCAAGCTTGTACTTTGCAATCCATCAATTGAGATCTGGCAACCAAGAATCTGATGTTAATCAGTACTCTGAATTGGATCAGTCAGAGTGCTTTGATCCACATATGTTTATCAGAAATCTTCCTGACCTGCCAGATGTGGCTGCAAACTTTCCACCCACCAACTTACTAAAGGAAACACATAAAACAAGATCTGTTACCCTTGTGCTCGATCTGGATG AAACACTTGTTCACTCTACATTGGAGCACTGTGATGATGCGGATTTCACCTTTCCAGTTTTTTTCAACATGAGGGAACATACAGTTTATGTGAAACAGAGACCTCACCTTCGGACATTCCTGGAAAAGGTTGCTGAGATGTTTGAAGTCGTGGTGTTCACAGCTAGTCAAAGCATTTATGCAGCAAAACTTCTGGATATATTGGATCCAGATGGAAAGCTTATCTCTCACCGAGCCTACCGTGAATCATGCATTTTTTCAGATGGAACTTACACTAAGGACCTAACAGTATTAGGTGTTGATCTTGCAAAAGTTGCTATAATTGATAATTGCCCACAG GTTTTCCGTTTGCAAGTGAATAATGGGATTCCTATTAAGAGTTGGTTTGATGATCCATCAGACTCTGCACTAATTTCACTACTACCTTTCCTTGAGACCCTGGTTGATGCCGATGATGTCCGTCCTATCATTGCTAGGAGATTTG GTCGTGCGAAGATCTGTTTTGGATCTGCTGCCAATTGCAGTAACAATAGGTACGCAGTTTTCATATTGTCAACTATTTTTTCATTGACCACCCCACACTCCCTTTGA